ACTCAATTGAATGCATTTGTTGAAGAGATTGTGTGTGAAGACTGAAGACTATTATTTATTTCCACTGTTTGTTTTCTTGATCTAGTGTAATATGAGATTTGTAGTTTACTGGAAGAGTCTTGTGAAAATGATATAGCCAATTAATTATTGCAGGAGTTGGTTAGGTACTCTTTGTAGTCTTTTTATAAAATGACATTCTTGAAATTGAAAATACTATCCTCTTATCCACTTTTTACAAGTGTTCGTTGTCTTGATCTGAGATAGGAAAATGTTTGCTTACTAAAAGGTTCTTATGAAAATGATTTAGCAACTAATTTACAGTAGTTGGTTAGGTGCTGTTTTACTAGTCTTTTTAAGATGACGTTCTTGAAATtgaaaaatattactccctccgtccctaaaagattgtcttcctttcctttttagtccgtcccaaaaagattgacacctttctatagtaatatttaaggcttattttggaccacacattacaaaagtcttcctttatttcttaaattctgtgccaagtcaaactaagacaatctttttgggacggagggagtaacttaAAGCTGCAGGATGGAGTTGGTGATATTATCTTTGGTGAATGATTTTGCTGATTAGTTTCAACTACTATCATATAAATTTATGGTCTGAACTCCATTGTTTTCAATATTGCCATTAGTAATAAGGTACTCCTACAAATTCCCCAAATTAAACATGTCAAGAACTCCCTCATAGGATGATATGTGATCATTGAGTGCTAATATCTGGTTTATGCCATTTTTTGTGCCTGATGTCCTCATCCTGAGTGTATTAGGTGTTATTGCTTGCAACTATTCCAATATGATCTGTGTTTCTTATTCAATTTAAAGTCAACATTCTTGTGTCTCGTATGTGAAGCAAAAAAATTGTCTCTTAAAGTTGGGATGGTTTGTATAATTCATTTGATTTTCAATTTTGGGGATTTTATAGCTAATGGTGAAAATATATAAATTTATGCAGTTACTACTCCATGTATGGACATGTCGAGAAGCTAGCACAAGAGATAAAGAAAGGAGCCGCATCAGTTGAAGGCGTAGAAGCCAAACTATGGCAGGTCTGTTTACATTTCATTTTAAAGATGTTATTTATGTGAGTGTGAGTTAGAGAATCTTTTATCCCTGGGAGTTGAAGTAAGTATGTGATTTTGACTTTGCAAACCTAATGTCTCCTAAAGTCATTACATTAATCATTGACAGTTGAAATCTCTAGAGTCCTAGTCCTTACGTTAAAATCCCGCTGACAAATCATTGTCTTGACATTTGATGCAGTGATTCCTACTACATGTTTGAAATTACACAGGGTCTATGCAATTAGACTTAGAAAACCATTTAATGATAATCCACGTAGTTGAACTTTTCCTTGACTTCCTGAATGTTATGATTGATTCCATGTTCTGAACAGTGCCCCTTTAGAGGGCTTCGGAGCTGAAAGGCGAAAAACTAATGAGTGTGTATTGCTTATGTGTTCATTTTCAGGTACCAGAAACTCTTTCAGAAGAGATTCTTGGAAAGATGGGTGGACCAGCGAAAGGCGATGCACCAATTATCACACCCAATGACCTTACTGAAGCTGACGGTTTTGTGTTTGGGTTTCCAACAAGATTTGGGATGATGGCTGCTCAGTTCAAGGCATTTCTTGATGCCACTGGTGGTCTCTGGAGAACTCAGTCGCTTGCAGGCAAGCCAGCTGGCCTTTTCTTCAGCACTGGCTCTCAAGGAGGTGGCCAAGAGACTACCGCGTTAGTCCTTTCTCTTCAAAGACGTTCACATTTAGAGCTAGAATTGTGTTTTGAAAATTTATCCTAAACTCGGTAATTCAACAGGTTGACAGCAATTACACAGCTTGTTCACCACGGAATGATCTTTGTTCCAATCGGTTACACATTTGGAGCTGGCATGTTCGAGATGGAGAAGATTAAAGGTGGAAGTCCCTATGGTGCTGGAACTTTTGCTGGAGATGGCTCTAGACAGCCAACAGAGCTTGAACTGGAGCAAGCCTTCCACCAGGGAAAATACATTGCCACCATCACAAAGAAGCTCAAAGGCTCTGCCTAATTGTTTCACTACAAGTCTACAATTGTAGTATTGCATTCTACTGTTCATTTTTTCCCAATGGCTGCTACACCTTGTTTTAAATTTAAGTTGCATTTCTACTGAACTAAACAATAAGTGATTTCCTATTGTATCAGAATATTTATAGGGTAATTTGTCGGTGTCTGTCACAGTTTACAGAGGTTGGTTTACATGTTTTATGAATCATACTTAATATTTTTCCCCTTTCATAGCCAATGTTTACAGTCAAACAACACCCCGACCCCCAAAACCCGGGCAAAAATGGCAGGAACTTAGTGAAAAATAGGAACAAAAAGAAAAATGGCGGAGCGGATTAAAAAAATTCTTGGGAGGTAATGCTATTTTATGTGTTGGATGTCCAAAGGTCATTTGAACTCTTAAGAAGAGTTTAGTGGTCCAATCCCTATAAGGTGGCCCAAACTTCAGAATCGTGTTATGAAACATATGTTGCTACCTTGTTTGCTTAAGAAGCAACAGTTAGCATTATATATTGAATAAAAACAACACAGCCATTTTCCAAAGATAAACAGAGCAATAAATCAGCTTAAAATTGAGTGCCAGTCCAGAGAATATATCCAAAGGTAAAAGTGGTCCTTGTGATCTCTGCTAAAAGTAGTAAAATCCCAAGTCAGATGCTTGCAATTTCTATCTCCTCATTCACTTTTTTATCCTCTATCTTGTTCATTTCCTTGTCTCTGTTGGATATATTGTTTTCAGGATGACTTGTAGTGCATATATATGAATTCCACAAAACAATCACCTCAATAATTGGACTTGGCAACTTGCAGGCTTTTAATGTTAAGCTATTCTTCTTGTAAGTTATTCTATCTATTGCATGCTCGAAATGAATAAAAAGTATGTTTGGTGTCCCCTTTTCTAGAAGATTAAGATGGGTTGGGTCACACACTTTAATGGGAAGTTTATGTCACATCAGATAAGAAGTTAGTAATTCTAGTGCGACTGACACCTGTCAACAATGAGATAATTCACACACTTTAAAGCGGCAAATGTACGTAATGAAAACTTCATTTTCGTTTCTACGATAATTTTTATGGAAGCCTTTCATTTGTTTCTTTTCAGTGAAATGATTTTTAGTACTAATGAGTTTTAGCTTATATATTTGGTAGCACAAAGTTATTATCAACTGGAGCAAGTCTGAAACTGCTAAATCAGCTTAGGTTCTAGGCAAAGATTTACCAGTAGCAATTTTTATCCCAGTCACCATTTAACATTCATTCAAAGTATTCTAGCATTGGGTAGGCCTCATATAATAACTGTCCTAGTTCTATCATATTTTTGTTTCATTTCTTCTGGAACAATCAACACACTTTTTTGATTATTTATCTACTCCCAGAAATTCAATGCATAATGTCAGCAGGATTCTCCTTTTGCTATACGTCAACTAGCTTTTTTAGAGTTTAAAAGGGCCAATGTAACTACTAGTTGACTGACTTTCTAGGCTTCTGCAAATGAACAAAGGCTAGGCTTTGTTGAGCATCAGAAGAAGTAACTAATGGTATTTGATTTGGGCTAAATTGCTGGCCTGCTAATGAGCTACAAATACTTTTTGCTTCCAATAAAATTGAAAGAGCCTAGCCCCAAGGAGGTGCAAAGTTATTGGTCTTATTCATTGCAATGAAGAGTGAAATCATAACACGACTGGACTAGACTCAATTGAAAAAGGATAGACAAAAATATACTAATCGAAAAAAGAAGTAAACTTGTGAATTAAGTTAAACTCAATTAAGTGAATCTAGTCCTCTTCAAGATTCAACCATATAATTCCCAAATATATGAATCATTATAAAGCTCCATTTTCAAGTTAATATATATACAGGAAATAAATTTGCAAGTTAATATTTTCCTCTCATCAAAGGCGGATCTGGGATTTGAATGTAGCGGGTGCtacaattttcttcaatgtacatcttgttaggaacgtaTATTTGGGTTGGatccatctctttttagtttattcgggtgtcaacttaataggcttttttttatttgcaaatatgaaattacatctcaaaaatcaaaaaacgaacataattagcatcttaaacaaggaatcacacccattaacaacaaaagtaaaatcaacattttcactaAGGGACTTGTATCtcatgtatattaaaaaatgaatttgcacaagtaaaataacatcttcaataagggaattacaccaatcaaaataagaaaaataatagaaaaactcttcaataggtaaatacaccccataagtaaatgtagaattagtcAATTAGATgaactacaagttctcaaaaataaataaaaaatttcatgttttttctaagcagtgcttacgaaatttccatcaTAATTTAACTAGTAAAgtaatttaaattgaatttaacaattatagaatagcataaatttttataatacactccctccgtccatttttatttgtccattatactaaaaatatatgtccacttttaaTTGTAAGTTAcatagtttgaaaaatcaagacataatttaccattttatacctattttacccttattattaagtactcgaattcatttctctctctctctctctcttttttttttttgcttattaagaatgtcccaagtcaaatatagacaagtaaacatggacgaagggagtaataaacaaaagaaattatataaaaaaaattgaattttgatctcaatccaaaattcccattgagacccaagttttttcgatttaaatactcacagatttgagattagGAGAATTGTTTAATTTCagggattttgaagtttttatttgtgtgttctcgctagagatcacagataaaataatagaaaaagaaaaggcaatataaataataaaaagataaatagaaaattgggagagccgaaaagggaattactggAACAAAGCAAGTAAAAAAGCAGAAAGAAAAACGGGAGTCGAAAAATGTTCAaaatagattcaaacttgtgtctactAGCTGTGACACTTTTGTCTAATTTAAGACTGGGCgtggcaggatcaaatatttaacctaatttaagcaaattacaatgtacgtatataaaaaaaattattaatctaTGGGGTGCATGACACTCCCACCCCTGCCTCTCATTAGTGGCGGAGCCCGAAATTTGAACAAGAGGATTAAACGACTAAACTATGTCCTAAAGCAATTTTTGAACTACATTTGCCAATATAATATAAACTTCCCTTATGTCAATGAATTCAAAAGTTTATATGTgtacaacaacaaaaatatttttgcCCTATTTGTACAGTAAGATTTTTACTCGTCAGCTTGGTTTTAACATGTTGGAACAGTTCAAAGCTATATATGTAGGGCAGAATTGTTCGGATTGATGACCATTCCAAATCTCAGTGCGAAAGTACTTGAAAGATTCAAAGTTGAAGAAAGCAAATGGACTTTTTAGTAGGAAGAACTTATGCTTGAAGTCGAAGAGAGTCTAAGAACTTGCAATGATTAgccaaaacaagaaaaaatgcTACAATCTTGCCTACTAAAGTGAGACTACTCAAAGATCTATATACACTTTATTAACATCAAATGAtgctttgttttcttttttccccTGTATAGTATTCTTTCTTTTCTGTTTTTCAAATTATTCTTCTAAGTTACAGGAGTAATATCTTTGAGATAATAGGGGATCTCAGTTGTGGTATAATCCACGAGCCCAGTCATGTTCTTATGTTCTATTCACAAGCCCATCTTACCTCCACCAAAAAGAGTTGAGCTAAGttagttttaaaatattttaacatGGTCTGACATTGTCCGAAGTAAATTCACATGATGTGATATgcaacttctttttcttttcagctatcaatgtAGGACATTATTAGCAATCCAACTATCTCCTTGGAACTCAATCTGTTCCACATGCCCATTACTAATATTCATGGTCAAATCTGGGCATTCATTGTATGCCACCCACATCATCTGAGTGTCTataacctatgttgctcggactcttcactttcggtgTCACACCCGTGTCGACACGACATGGGTGTGGTTGTGGGTGTGGGATCCGTACCCGATTTGGTCAACCAATTTtgggtactttgaccaaaatcaaGGGAGAAATTCCAGACAGATTCAATAATTTATGTAATTAAAACAAAAATTatggtgaaattgaagaaaatggaataatTTGTATATAGAAATTTCTATCACTCCTTTTCTCATCATCTCCTTCCGAGATTCCcctcttgatcaatattttctcctCAGGTTTCCACACAATATCtcataatttaggttttataactctatttttagaattttgaattacTTTTTGCTGAATCCCTGCACTCATATCCGTAGCTAGATCTGTAcccacgaatcttaaaatttagatcatgacgAATCCGTACCCGTATCATTCACTCGCACCCGAGTCCAAACTTCTTTTGTGTATGTGTCTCCAAGCTACGGGTCTATGTGCCACCCACATCATTCGAATGTTTAGGGTCGCCAAAGTTCACAAGCTTTTTTTCGTGCATGACAGGTAAAGGCAGTAAACCGGCACGTCGATCGAAAAAGGTAATAAGTTGGGGCCCACACTCGTATTGTCGAACCATTAGTCTATATGATACCAGTTGTTGAGCTAAATTACCCTAAAGATACGCTTAATATGGTGTGACATCATTCGGTTTGGTCCAAGCCCATATAATTTTCCCCAAAATGCCTCCCACTATTAAGAATATCTCTTCTATAACTTCTTGTTCTTTATTTTCAGCTACCACCGTGGGATAATTCGAACTCTGATTTTTaatgtttttaaaataaaattgataTAGTTAGAAACTAGATTAAAAATATTATTAGTGACAACTTTTAGAATTAAAAGTATTTAAAATATTAAAACGTTATGTTCAATCACGGTGGAAGTCATAAATAAACCCATATCTCCGAGAAAGTATAAGATTTAAGTTCGTCGATGGAtaagtgaagaacaaaggtacAGATCCTGGTGCTCTAAGGTTTGGTGTAATAGCCATCAACCGATCAATTCAATTGTCATAAAAAGACCATAAAGTTGATTGCTAGAGATACTAATAATCAACtaaaggtttttttttctttgtgatGAGTCGCTTGTCATAGGGATTCTTCAAGTTTAAGCTTCTCAATTACAGATACGCATGCATAAATAGGGTTAAAATACTATAATTAGTTGAAGCCCTTTGACTCTTATAAAATGTTTAATTCCTCAGTTTCCTGAAGTCTTCACTTATTTAACTCGATTACAATTATTCTTTAGTCATCTACTTCCATTAGTAAATTCGGTTGGTAAATCATTGATtttttatctttctttttttatgGGTCTTTGGCCTATAATTTGATTTGCCAAAGTCACTCTCTAACAAGTAACATCAGTCTTCACATAAAAGACATGCAAATAGAAAGAAGTATCAAAAGGTGGAGCAAGAGAAATATAACAATTAGATTGAAAATATGGGTGCAACTGATATTAAGGACGAACCTTATTTTTTCGTAATAGGTCCAGACACATTTATCACTTCGACAACAACACTAGAAAACAAGGAATAAGCAATGAACAATGTTCTGTAGTTAAAAAGCAAAAAGATCATGCTAATCCCATTTAGtgacaaattataagaaaattcaattagCTAGAAGCTATTTACCTATGGATTAGATGGGGATTATCGACAATTCTAGCTAATTCCATATTTTCTAGTAGATACATAGCATGCATATATGCTTAATGTTGGCGGAGTTTGTGGGGGAGGTGGGGGGTGGTGCTGAGTTTTTCCCTCATCGATTGTGGAATAGGTGGATTTGACTTTTCTATGTGATTTTGAACAATTCTCATCTTGAATATTATTTCAAATGACTAATGATGTTTGTCTCCGAAAACTATCATCGCAACTGTATTTTTTATACCACCAACCTTTGGTTATAATCTACGTACTCGTCCTATTGAGAATAGATAAAGTGAAAGACGTAAAGGTTGGGATAGACCAACTAAATTTCAACATGTTAAATACTTCACTTCGTATGGAATATGTCTAAATTCTATACTATGATAGCCCTGCACGTTCAAATAGAAAATCTTTCAGTAGGACCAACTAAATCGTTACAGATCAATAGCCAAAGGATGGATCAGTACACAATTTCATCAAGTACATCTTTCTTAATTATTGACGGAGAGGTAAAAGAAGAAAGAGATACTGCGATGCTTGGGGTTTAATCCCTCCGGCACAACTATGAGCGAAAGAGAACTCATCAAGTGAGCTAAACCTAATTTAAAGCATATCGAGACAAGACTTTAAAGCTAAACCTAATCTAGCTAAAAGAAAAGGATAGCATTAATGCACCACACAATTATAGTAAAACATAGATTAAATTAATAAAACTTTCCATATTTTAGGGTAGTTCAAGTAGGGTTTTTTAGTTGGTGTAGGCCAGAGTTTTGGGCGATGGCCGCCAAGACAATTTGATTCGCATAAAAATGGTTTAAAATGGTTATAAATAGTGCTTATGGCCGACCCGACCCACTAGCCAAGAATTCTCAGAAATTAAACCTAAAAGTATCATCAGTGGGACTCCCTTCTGACTTCCACTACACACATTCCTAATTTCTAAACAAATTATAAGCTATGCATTTTCTTTAAAATCCCAAGACATTTCTGTATTTCtcatcatttttatttttcttaatgtTTTTAAAATCGTAGTGTTCAAATCAGCTTGTAGTATTTTTGCCTTCATTTAATTTTGAACCTGATACTTCATGATTCTCTTCCCACTTTGACCCTTAAGCTAGTTAAATCTATTTATCTTAATTAGCATATAAAGAAGaataaaaaacaacaaaaaggaaaaagagagaaGTCATGATAACTCATAACCTGCTTAATATAAATATAGAAACAGGAACAAAAAGTTCCTTATGATGTGCTAAATTCAGCTCaaccaacaccaacaacaacgtACACAAAACATAAACACAAATGTTAAATAAACTAATCTAAAAACTCATCAGCTAAATTTAGCACCTGTTCCTGTTCCTAATCCCAAATTA
Above is a genomic segment from Lycium barbarum isolate Lr01 chromosome 12, ASM1917538v2, whole genome shotgun sequence containing:
- the LOC132623118 gene encoding NAD(P)H dehydrogenase (quinone) FQR1-like → MATKVYIVYYSMYGHVEKLAQEIKKGAASVEGVEAKLWQVPETLSEEILGKMGGPAKGDAPIITPNDLTEADGFVFGFPTRFGMMAAQFKAFLDATGGLWRTQSLAGKPAGLFFSTGSQGGGQETTALTAITQLVHHGMIFVPIGYTFGAGMFEMEKIKGGSPYGAGTFAGDGSRQPTELELEQAFHQGKYIATITKKLKGSA